One region of Skermanella mucosa genomic DNA includes:
- a CDS encoding PIG-L deacetylase family protein: MPSRTALFISPHLDDVAFSCGGTLAMLKAAGWRTVLATVFTRSVPDPSGFALACQTDKGLAPKVDYMAVRREEDAAFGRTLEVDEVHWLDLAEAPHRGYGSAAELFSVIRPGDEIWREAAHRIGTLAGRVGPDLMFGCQAIGNHVDHRQTVRAMVELGRPVAWYRDLPYVIRAPEEAPPPGLPGGLVPLAIPVSDHLPAKVAGACRYATQLPFQFGGADRVGPALTAFAADEARRAGGSGYAERFLIDPLAAKSVSSA, translated from the coding sequence GTGCCGTCACGCACAGCGCTGTTCATCTCCCCCCATCTCGACGACGTCGCCTTTTCCTGCGGCGGGACGCTGGCCATGCTGAAGGCGGCGGGCTGGCGCACCGTGCTGGCCACCGTCTTCACGCGGTCCGTCCCCGACCCGAGCGGGTTCGCGCTCGCCTGCCAGACCGACAAGGGTTTGGCTCCCAAGGTGGACTATATGGCGGTCCGGCGGGAGGAGGATGCCGCCTTCGGGCGGACGCTGGAAGTGGACGAGGTCCATTGGCTCGATCTGGCCGAGGCGCCGCATCGGGGTTACGGCTCCGCCGCCGAACTCTTCTCGGTTATCCGGCCGGGGGACGAGATCTGGCGGGAGGCGGCGCACCGGATCGGCACGCTTGCCGGCCGGGTCGGGCCTGACCTGATGTTCGGGTGCCAGGCGATCGGCAACCATGTGGACCACCGCCAGACCGTCAGGGCGATGGTCGAACTGGGCCGGCCCGTCGCCTGGTACAGGGACCTCCCCTACGTGATCCGGGCGCCGGAAGAGGCGCCGCCGCCGGGGCTGCCCGGCGGTCTGGTGCCGCTGGCGATTCCGGTCTCCGACCATCTCCCGGCCAAGGTCGCGGGGGCCTGCCGCTACGCCACCCAGTTGCCGTTCCAGTTCGGCGGGGCGGATCGGGTCGGTCCGGCGCTAACGGCCTTCGCCGCGGACGAGGCGAGACGGGCCGGCGGGTCCGGGTATGCCGAGCGCTTCCTGATCGACCCCTTGGCTGCAAAGTCCGTCAGTTCTGCATGA
- a CDS encoding sugar phosphate isomerase/epimerase family protein translates to MPLRFAYNTNGAANHRLDDALSLIADSGYDGVALTLDHHHFDPFAPDLEGRAEALASRLRGLGLGLVIETGARYLLDPRVKHEPTLLNPSPEGRARRVDFLSRCVRIAAICQAEAVSFWAGVPQPGVDPATAWGWLVEGVAQVAEAAAADGVTVALEPEPGMLVETVDDYRRLKADLAERTPAPLRLALDTGHLLVTGERDPAAAVEEFAGDLGTVAIEDMRRGVHEHLPFGQGDMDIPAVLSALEAIGFDRLVCVELSRESHRAHLAVPESLQWLKSRLPAASGRSLKRSA, encoded by the coding sequence ATGCCCCTGCGTTTCGCCTACAACACTAACGGCGCCGCCAACCACCGGCTGGACGACGCGCTCTCCCTGATCGCCGACAGCGGCTATGACGGGGTGGCGCTGACCCTGGACCACCACCATTTCGACCCGTTCGCCCCCGACCTGGAGGGCAGGGCGGAGGCGCTGGCTTCCCGGCTGCGCGGCCTTGGCCTCGGCTTGGTGATCGAGACGGGCGCGCGCTACCTGCTCGACCCCCGCGTCAAGCACGAGCCGACCCTGCTGAATCCCTCTCCGGAAGGCCGCGCCCGGCGCGTCGATTTCCTGTCCCGCTGCGTGCGCATCGCGGCGATCTGCCAGGCGGAGGCCGTCTCCTTCTGGGCAGGCGTGCCGCAGCCGGGCGTCGATCCCGCGACCGCCTGGGGCTGGCTGGTCGAGGGCGTCGCCCAGGTCGCCGAGGCCGCCGCCGCGGACGGCGTCACCGTCGCCCTGGAGCCGGAGCCCGGCATGCTGGTGGAGACCGTGGACGATTACCGGCGGTTAAAGGCCGACTTGGCGGAGCGGACCCCGGCGCCGCTACGCCTGGCACTCGACACCGGCCACCTGCTGGTCACGGGAGAGCGCGACCCCGCGGCCGCCGTGGAGGAGTTCGCCGGCGACCTCGGCACCGTCGCGATCGAGGACATGCGCCGCGGCGTCCACGAGCATCTCCCCTTCGGCCAGGGCGACATGGACATCCCGGCGGTCCTGTCGGCGCTGGAAGCGATCGGGTTCGACCGGCTGGTCTGCGTCGAGCTGTCGCGGGAGAGCCACCGCGCCCACCTCGCCGTTCCCGAAAGCCTCCAGTGGCTGAAGTCGCGGCTCCCCGCCGCCTCCGGCCGGTCCCTGAAGCGGAGTGCCTGA
- a CDS encoding Gfo/Idh/MocA family protein has product MAGRELGWAVVGCGWVARDYVIPAIHAARNGRVVALCDRDPSGLGSLGTSDLAAVLSDPAVRAVYVATPNDQHMPVVAACAAAGKHVLCEKPMATHSADAEIMVAACKEAGVTLGIAYDQRFHAAHVRLRELVAAGALGTVTQARIFYACWLPPDWSPTDRSSGDNWRADPNRAGGGALWDLAPHGIDLLEVLLGGSWAELRALVQRRVHDYPVDDGAVLTGRFEDGTLGTIQVAYNCPDAYPRRTLELVGTRAMAVATDTMGQTPGGTLALIDARTGARSEVPVPGADRSPFLNQIEAFGDAVLAGRPFPYPSGRDLRLFTLMERSCR; this is encoded by the coding sequence ATGGCTGGCCGGGAATTGGGCTGGGCCGTGGTCGGCTGCGGCTGGGTGGCCCGCGACTACGTCATCCCGGCGATCCACGCGGCACGGAACGGCCGCGTCGTGGCGCTCTGCGACCGCGACCCCTCGGGGCTGGGCAGCCTCGGCACCTCGGACTTGGCGGCCGTGCTGTCCGATCCCGCCGTCCGGGCCGTCTATGTCGCGACGCCCAACGACCAGCACATGCCGGTGGTCGCCGCCTGCGCCGCCGCCGGCAAGCATGTCCTGTGCGAGAAGCCGATGGCGACCCATTCGGCCGACGCGGAGATCATGGTGGCCGCCTGCAAGGAGGCCGGGGTGACCCTGGGCATCGCCTATGACCAGCGGTTCCACGCCGCCCATGTGCGCCTTCGGGAACTGGTCGCGGCAGGGGCGCTCGGCACGGTGACCCAGGCCCGCATCTTCTACGCCTGCTGGCTGCCGCCGGACTGGAGCCCCACGGATCGGAGTTCCGGCGACAACTGGCGGGCCGATCCGAACCGGGCGGGGGGCGGCGCCCTGTGGGACCTGGCTCCCCACGGCATCGACCTGCTGGAGGTGCTGCTCGGCGGCTCCTGGGCGGAGCTTCGGGCGCTTGTCCAGCGGCGGGTCCATGACTATCCCGTGGACGACGGCGCCGTGCTGACCGGCCGGTTCGAGGACGGGACGCTGGGCACCATCCAGGTCGCCTACAACTGCCCCGACGCCTATCCCAGGCGGACGCTGGAACTGGTCGGGACCCGGGCCATGGCGGTCGCCACCGACACCATGGGCCAAACGCCCGGCGGCACCCTTGCCCTGATCGATGCCAGGACCGGCGCGCGTTCCGAAGTGCCGGTCCCCGGCGCCGACCGCAGCCCGTTCCTGAACCAGATCGAGGCGTTCGGCGACGCCGTCCTGGCCGGCCGGCCCTTTCCCTATCCCTCCGGGCGCGACCTGCGCCTGTTCACCCTGATGGAGCGATCATGCCGCTGA
- a CDS encoding DUF2243 domain-containing protein has product MSAPSVNRSPVPFSPSFRWAGYLLGFSFGGFFDGILLHQILQWHHLLSGLDSPALADIQVQILADGLFHLAMYAVAGAGLWLLWRTRREFGGDGADRLLFGTFLVGFGVWHVVDAVLNHWILGLHHIRMDSDSPLIWDMVFFVFGIAVIAAGWVTLRRGPNGGGGGSRGTLAASVLTLAVVIAGQVALLPPAGVSTVTALFPPGTAPGAVLAAAATVDGRVIAGADGVWIIDVPDRFRALELYREGAVHVGGSLFPIGCFSAGLS; this is encoded by the coding sequence ATGTCCGCGCCCAGTGTGAACCGATCGCCGGTGCCGTTCAGCCCAAGTTTCCGCTGGGCCGGATACCTGCTGGGTTTTTCCTTCGGCGGATTCTTTGACGGCATCCTGCTGCACCAGATCCTGCAATGGCATCATCTGCTGAGCGGACTGGACAGTCCCGCGCTGGCGGACATCCAGGTCCAGATCCTCGCCGACGGCCTGTTCCATCTCGCCATGTACGCGGTCGCCGGGGCGGGGCTCTGGCTGCTTTGGCGGACCAGGCGGGAGTTCGGCGGGGACGGAGCCGACAGGCTGCTGTTCGGCACCTTCCTGGTCGGCTTCGGCGTCTGGCACGTCGTGGACGCCGTCCTGAACCACTGGATCCTTGGACTGCACCATATCCGGATGGACAGCGACAGCCCGCTGATCTGGGACATGGTCTTCTTCGTGTTCGGTATCGCGGTGATCGCCGCCGGGTGGGTGACCCTTCGACGTGGACCGAACGGCGGGGGAGGGGGGAGCAGGGGAACCCTGGCGGCATCCGTGCTGACCCTGGCCGTCGTGATCGCCGGCCAGGTGGCGCTCCTGCCGCCGGCCGGCGTATCGACGGTGACGGCATTGTTCCCGCCGGGCACCGCTCCGGGAGCGGTGCTGGCAGCTGCGGCGACCGTCGACGGCCGCGTGATCGCGGGCGCCGACGGGGTCTGGATCATCGACGTGCCGGACAGATTCCGGGCGCTCGAACTCTACCGTGAAGGCGCCGTCCATGTGGGCGGATCGCTCTTCCCGATCGGCTGCTTTTCGGCCGGGCTGTCCTGA
- a CDS encoding response regulator: MRILLLEGDLILAEALAEALRGAGYDPIGPVAEVDDAIALAEQFRPDLALINIDLPAGRGLGVVVARTIARNWNIKSLFTAGDKEIARRNRDVAFGYFAGPATVGELVECIDAIRLIRKGEFPMRIPRQLSPFL; encoded by the coding sequence ATGAGAATATTGCTGCTTGAAGGCGACCTCATTCTGGCCGAAGCCCTCGCCGAGGCCTTGCGTGGGGCCGGATACGATCCGATCGGACCCGTCGCCGAGGTGGATGACGCCATAGCCCTGGCGGAACAGTTCCGCCCCGACCTGGCGCTGATCAACATCGACCTCCCGGCCGGACGCGGCCTCGGCGTGGTCGTCGCCCGGACGATCGCCCGCAACTGGAACATCAAGTCGTTGTTCACCGCGGGCGACAAGGAGATTGCCCGGCGGAACCGCGATGTTGCCTTCGGTTACTTCGCCGGTCCCGCGACGGTCGGTGAGCTGGTCGAGTGTATCGACGCGATCCGGTTGATCCGCAAGGGGGAGTTCCCGATGCGGATTCCCAGGCAGTTGTCGCCGTTCCTTTGA
- a CDS encoding glycosyltransferase family 4 protein, protein MRICFISRRFFPAISGMSVYAANLLRELVVGGHDVVMISQYRDDPAGSAVYGGGPPPAVPGVKVIGLESLGEQEVGHGRPADFEADMEAMVAAALAEHAAAPFDLVHAQYGYPCGLAALEISRRLGIPNVVSIQGGDGHWVGTCCATHKQAMLAVLGHAGALIIGSRSFAEEVRDHHGTDLDRFVIVPGATDTERFHPRADRDIGDLQDAPVLLYHGRVDRRKGVMELLDAFARLRESRPTLRLIVSGIGPDLEAVRERASAAEFAGAVTLTGHADYFAAAEVYRRGDVFVSPTYSEGFSNTILEAMASGLPIVSTNAVGVVDCLTDGSNALLVEPRDVDGLASAIGRMLDDGALRRRLAHQSLEEVRSLYSWHAIGRRIQEIYARLGGTKPDTSWTGIYDPAEVTRETADPTCRFRAAPHLL, encoded by the coding sequence ATGCGTATCTGCTTCATCAGCCGGCGCTTCTTCCCCGCGATCTCGGGCATGAGCGTCTATGCCGCCAACCTGCTGCGCGAACTGGTCGTCGGCGGGCATGACGTCGTGATGATCTCCCAGTACCGCGACGACCCCGCGGGCTCCGCCGTCTATGGCGGCGGCCCGCCGCCCGCGGTGCCCGGCGTCAAGGTGATCGGGCTGGAATCCCTGGGCGAGCAGGAGGTCGGCCACGGCCGGCCGGCCGATTTCGAAGCCGACATGGAGGCGATGGTCGCCGCGGCCCTGGCCGAGCATGCCGCCGCGCCGTTCGACCTCGTCCACGCCCAGTACGGTTATCCCTGCGGGCTGGCGGCGCTGGAGATCAGCCGGCGGCTGGGCATCCCCAACGTGGTGTCGATCCAGGGGGGCGACGGCCACTGGGTCGGCACCTGCTGCGCCACCCACAAGCAGGCCATGCTGGCGGTCCTGGGCCATGCCGGCGCCCTGATCATTGGCAGCCGGAGCTTCGCCGAGGAGGTCCGCGACCATCACGGCACCGACCTGGACCGCTTCGTCATCGTGCCGGGAGCCACCGACACCGAACGCTTCCATCCGCGCGCCGACCGCGACATCGGCGACCTGCAGGACGCGCCGGTGCTGCTCTATCACGGCCGCGTCGATCGCCGTAAAGGCGTGATGGAACTGCTCGACGCCTTCGCCCGGCTTCGGGAGTCGAGGCCCACCCTGCGGCTGATCGTCTCCGGCATCGGGCCGGACCTGGAGGCGGTGCGGGAGCGGGCATCCGCCGCGGAGTTCGCCGGGGCCGTTACGCTGACCGGGCATGCCGACTATTTCGCCGCCGCCGAGGTCTACCGCCGGGGGGACGTCTTCGTCTCGCCGACATACTCGGAGGGCTTCTCCAACACGATCCTGGAAGCCATGGCGAGCGGCCTGCCGATCGTCTCGACCAACGCGGTCGGCGTGGTCGATTGCCTGACCGACGGGTCCAACGCCCTGCTGGTGGAACCGCGCGACGTGGACGGCCTGGCATCGGCGATCGGCCGGATGCTCGACGACGGGGCCTTGCGCCGGCGGCTGGCCCACCAGTCACTGGAGGAGGTGCGCAGCCTTTATTCCTGGCACGCGATCGGCCGCCGCATCCAGGAAATCTACGCCCGGCTCGGAGGAACGAAGCCCGACACGTCCTGGACCGGCATCTACGATCCGGCCGAGGTCACGCGGGAGACCGCCGATCCGACCTGCCGGTTCCGGGCGGCCCCGCATCTGCTCTAG
- a CDS encoding MBL fold metallo-hydrolase, producing MPLTQYACSHCGFWQPWFAGQDPIGCPVCMDVRNALPPDGWDFRTAGDLTGKVTTRWAEAMPGIVGFSCEPAFGLGSTGWLLLREEGNIAFEGAPFYTPEALDEIERLGGISILAGSHPHGFGALWQLAERFDPTVVIHRDGLRYTKAFRVSWPSDDVHALAPGLTMIATQGHYEGHAVLHDARDRALFCGDCLKVDLDGEGRPVALSCHKGFHYQIPLSHDEIRRYRAVFAELDFDHVFTPFEHAAGVTRAHALGLFDRLLAGAPSTRPFPLESLA from the coding sequence ATGCCGCTGACCCAGTATGCCTGCTCCCACTGCGGGTTCTGGCAACCCTGGTTCGCCGGGCAGGACCCGATCGGCTGCCCCGTCTGCATGGACGTGCGGAACGCCCTGCCGCCGGACGGCTGGGACTTCCGCACGGCCGGGGACCTGACCGGCAAGGTCACCACCCGCTGGGCCGAGGCGATGCCCGGCATCGTCGGCTTCTCCTGCGAGCCGGCCTTCGGGCTCGGCTCGACCGGCTGGCTGCTGCTCCGCGAGGAGGGCAACATCGCCTTCGAGGGCGCGCCTTTCTACACGCCGGAAGCGCTGGACGAGATCGAGCGGCTGGGCGGCATCAGCATCCTGGCCGGCTCCCACCCCCACGGTTTCGGCGCCCTCTGGCAATTGGCCGAGCGGTTCGACCCGACCGTGGTGATCCACCGCGACGGGCTGCGCTACACCAAGGCGTTCCGGGTCTCGTGGCCGTCCGACGACGTCCACGCGCTGGCGCCCGGCCTGACCATGATCGCGACCCAGGGCCATTACGAGGGCCATGCCGTGCTGCACGACGCCCGCGACCGGGCGCTGTTCTGCGGCGACTGCCTGAAGGTGGACCTGGACGGCGAGGGCCGGCCGGTGGCGCTGAGCTGCCACAAGGGCTTCCACTACCAGATCCCGCTGAGTCACGACGAGATCAGGCGCTACCGGGCCGTCTTCGCGGAACTGGATTTCGACCACGTCTTCACCCCGTTCGAGCATGCCGCCGGCGTCACCCGAGCCCACGCGCTGGGCCTGTTCGACCGCCTGCTGGCGGGCGCGCCCAGCACCCGCCCGTTTCCGCTGGAGAGCCTCGCATGA
- a CDS encoding YcaO-like family protein, which translates to MSLQPVIKAYTDNLPPGELEHFRVDGLDRIGVPVVFACHRQQDGSQFDSFGYGASFDQALVGVLGELAENVQADTVLRRLERVTGSYDDLVAARGERGVCDPLTLCLPAGSDYAPDKPLTWVAARRFPSGEPVLVPYEFAACYRSQLDGIEPLTTPITNGLGAGDGFERALVHGLLELLQRDGNCTGFRAMDQGRVLDLSGVKDPDTLRLLAHLDRLGIDVIAKLAATDFGLVNLYVVGSDRDGRSTVPIMQTACGEACDLDRERALNKALLEFCSSRSRKAMSHGPLDLIERIAPEGYLDRYRARHVASAEEPRAVEAMAAWCGLSAGELRGLLADTVLSRRTTESFADLPESPADTPAERLERISAILAEAGFDILYLDLSPPDGAISAVKAIVPGLECETMSYHRIGERGLRRLMERGSPLAGVGTPPDGAAAVPLPREAVERLGGPAWLDTAAIDRIVGRLYPLYREPESHAVRFALETARS; encoded by the coding sequence ATGAGCCTGCAACCCGTCATCAAGGCCTATACGGACAACCTGCCGCCAGGCGAGCTGGAGCATTTCCGGGTGGACGGGCTGGACCGCATCGGCGTGCCGGTCGTGTTCGCCTGCCACCGGCAGCAGGACGGGTCCCAGTTCGACAGCTTCGGCTATGGTGCCAGCTTCGACCAGGCGCTGGTCGGCGTGCTAGGCGAGCTGGCCGAGAATGTCCAGGCCGACACCGTGCTTCGGCGGCTGGAGCGGGTGACCGGCAGCTACGACGACCTCGTGGCGGCCCGGGGGGAACGCGGCGTCTGCGACCCGCTGACCCTGTGCCTGCCGGCCGGATCCGACTATGCCCCGGACAAGCCGCTGACCTGGGTGGCGGCGCGGCGCTTTCCGTCGGGCGAGCCGGTCCTTGTGCCGTACGAGTTCGCGGCCTGCTACCGGTCGCAGCTGGACGGCATCGAGCCGCTGACGACGCCGATCACCAACGGGCTGGGCGCCGGCGACGGCTTCGAGCGGGCGCTGGTCCATGGGCTCCTGGAACTGCTCCAGCGCGACGGCAACTGCACCGGCTTCCGCGCCATGGACCAGGGGCGCGTGCTCGACCTGTCCGGAGTCAAGGATCCCGACACGCTGCGGCTCCTGGCGCACCTGGACCGGCTGGGCATCGACGTGATCGCCAAGCTGGCCGCGACGGATTTCGGGCTGGTCAACCTCTATGTGGTGGGTTCCGACCGCGACGGCCGCTCGACCGTGCCGATCATGCAGACCGCCTGCGGCGAGGCCTGCGACCTGGACCGCGAGCGGGCGCTGAACAAGGCCCTGCTGGAGTTCTGCTCCAGCCGGTCGCGCAAGGCCATGTCCCACGGCCCGCTGGACCTCATCGAGCGGATCGCCCCCGAAGGCTACCTGGACCGCTACCGCGCCCGCCACGTCGCAAGCGCCGAGGAGCCGCGCGCGGTCGAGGCCATGGCCGCCTGGTGCGGCCTGTCGGCCGGCGAGCTGCGCGGGTTGCTGGCGGACACCGTGCTGTCCCGGCGGACGACGGAAAGCTTCGCCGATCTTCCGGAATCCCCCGCCGACACCCCGGCCGAGCGGCTGGAAAGGATCTCCGCGATCCTTGCCGAGGCGGGCTTCGACATCCTCTACCTGGACCTGTCGCCGCCCGACGGCGCGATCTCCGCCGTCAAGGCGATCGTCCCTGGATTGGAGTGCGAGACCATGAGCTACCACCGCATCGGTGAGCGCGGCCTCCGCCGCCTGATGGAGCGGGGCAGCCCGCTCGCCGGCGTCGGGACCCCGCCGGACGGGGCCGCCGCCGTGCCGCTTCCCCGCGAGGCGGTCGAGCGGCTGGGCGGCCCGGCCTGGCTCGACACCGCCGCCATCGACCGGATCGTCGGCCGGCTCTACCCGCTGTACCGCGAGCCGGAAAGCCACGCCGTCCGCTTCGCGCTCGAAACCGCGCGATCCTGA